A window of the Henningerozyma blattae CBS 6284 chromosome 10, complete genome genome harbors these coding sequences:
- the IST3 gene encoding U2 snRNP complex subunit IST3 (similar to Saccharomyces cerevisiae IST3 (YIR005W); ancestral locus Anc_7.159) — MSQYKKIQQLNDTELQNNILSIEKSWHYNYIDYGYIFIGNLNKNLTEGDILTVFSQFGNPIDLKLIRNKQTNHSMGFAYLKYEDSRSCILAIDNLNGSKVAGNTLKIDHFWHDPNKNKNDEEYYQDYVKLVKEELKRDFI; from the coding sequence ATGTcacaatataaaaaaatccagcaattaaatgatacagaattacaaaataatattttgtctATTGAGAAATCGTGGCACTACAACTACATCGATTAtggatatatttttattggtaatctgaataaaaatttaactgAAGGTGATATTCTCACTGTGTTTTCACAATTCGGTAATCCaattgatttgaaattaattagGAATAAACAGACTAATCATTCAATGGGGTTTgcttatttaaaatatgaagATTCAAGGTCTTGTATTTTAGctattgataatttaaatggCTCGAAAGTTGCTGGAAATACCCTTAAAATTGATCATTTTTGGCATGACcctaataaaaataaaaacgaTGAAGAATATTATCAAGATTATGTAAAATTGGTTAAAGAAGAACTAAAAAGAGATTTTATATAG
- the TBLA0J01840 gene encoding uncharacterized protein — MSITKFVTALTIVSSVLAADAVSQINDGQVQATLVQTTPGMVPPLAPAPAPVPTTTAAPAPAPAPTSSVAPAPAPAPATTKNTPCSTCGNATAPKTVESTNTVYKTNINTIEETNYATVQATSPTTSTSTVLTTNVATVQQTTEVTESCTETSTQTNVSTATLVKTNVATVEKTSLATVEETTQATVEETTQATATVVKTNVNTIEQTSLATIEETVQATATVVKTNVATVEETSLATVSETANATATIVKTNVATVEKTNLATVEETVQSTATVVKTNVATIEQTNVATVLETVQSTATEVTQATATIVKTNVNTVEQTNTATIEETTQATVEETTQATATIVKTNTATLEQTNTATVEQTTQATVEETFSATVTLVKTNVNTVETTNFATINETVQATETLVKTNENTVFFTNMATVQETVQATETVAETLTQTSLATAYATATTTATAIAYATNTQTTTETCTETLTQTSNKTATATATATAVETFVGTQMTTATATLTSETTSTTTPCTTETIVENMTSVIVAPESVAVQNENTPAAAPVMNTPAANTVAPVAATPCSTCGKETEVAPTPAANTMAPVPAPATPCSTCGKETEVAPTPAANTMAPVPAPATPCSTCGKETEVAPTPVATMAAVAVASSSCTTSCLKTVVVPCTFSVPNFEMNSNGASVPSQTTFKQASSGPVNTAKAGIAVQTENGAAKGVAGLGVGVVAAAVALLL; from the coding sequence atgtctATCACTAAATTCGTGACTGCTTTGACTATCGTCAGTTCTGTCTTAGCTGCTGATGCTGTTTCACAGATCAATGATGGTCAAGTACAAGCCACTTTAGTCCAAACTACCCCAGGTATGGTCCCCCCTCTAGCTCCCGCTCCAGCTCCAGTTCCAACTACTACTGCTGCCCCAGCTCCAGCTCCAGCTCCAACTTCTTCAGTTGCTCCAGCTCCAGCTCCAGCTCCAGCTACTACTAAAAATACCCCATGCAGTACTTGTGGTAACGCTACTGCTCCAAAGACTGTTGAATCTACAAACACTGTATACAAGACCAACATTAATACCATTGAAGAAACTAACTACGCTACAGTTCAAGCTACTTCTCCAACTACCTCTACTTCTACTGTTTTAACAACCAATGTCGCTACTGTTCAACAAACTACTGAAGTCACTGAATCATGTACTGAAACCTCAACTCAAACTAACGTTTCTACTGCTACATTAGTTAAGACTAATGTTGCTACCGTTGAAAAGACTAGTTTGGCTACCGTTGAAGAAACTACTCAAGCTACTGTTGAAGAAACTACTCAAGCTACTGCTACTGTTGTCAAGACCAACGTTAACACTATCGAACAAACTAGCTTAGCTACTATCGAAGAAACTGTTCAAGCTACTGCTACTGTCGTTAAGACTAACGTTGCTACCGTTGAAGAAACTAGTTTGGCTACTGTTAGTGAAACTGCTAACGCTACTGCTACTATTGTTAAGACCAATGTCGCTACTGTCGAAAAAACCAACTTAGCTACTGTGGAAGAAACCGTTCAATCAACTGCTACTGTTGTTAAGACTAATGTTGCTACCATTGAACAAACTAATGTTGCTACTGTTTTGGAAACTGTTCAATCTACTGCCACTGAAGTTACACAAGCTACTGCCACTATTGTCAAGACTAATGTTAACACTGTTGAACAAACCAACACTGCTACTATTGAAGAAACTACTCAAGCTACTGTTGAAGAAACTACACAAGCTACAGCTACTATTGTCAAGACAAACACTGCTACTCTTGAACAAACCAACACTGCAACTGTTGAACAAACCACCCAAGCTACTGTCGAAGAAACCTTCTCAGCTACTGTTACTCTTGTTAAGACTAATGTTAACACTGTTGAAACTACAAACTTTGCTACAATTAACGAAACTGTTCAAGCTACCGAAACCTTAGTTAAGACTAACGAAAATACTGTATTTTTCACTAACATGGCCACTGTTCAAGAAACTGTTCAAGCTACCGAAACCGTTGCTGAAACTTTAACTCAAACTTCTCTTGCAACTGCTTATGCCACTGCTACAACTACTGCCACTGCTATTGCTTATGCTACTAATACTCAAACAACTACTGAAACTTGTACCGAAACTTTAACACAAACTTCTAACAAGACTGCTACCGCTACCGCTACCGCTACTGCTGTTGAAACCTTTGTTGGTACACAAATGACTACTGCTACTGCTACTTTAACATCAGAAACCACTTCTACTACTACTCCATGTACCACTGAAACCATCGTTGAAAACATGACTAGTGTTATTGTCGCTCCAGAAAGTGTTGCTgttcaaaatgaaaataccCCAGCTGCTGCTCCAGTAATGAATACACCAGCTGCTAACACTGTTGCTCCAGTTGCTGCTACTCCATGCAGTACTTGTGGTAAGGAAACTGAAGTTGCTCCAACTCCAGCTGCTAACACTATGGCTCCAGTTCCAGCCCCAGCTACTCCATGTAGTACTTGTGGTAAGGAAACTGAAGTTGCTCCAACTCCAGCTGCTAACACTATGGCTCCAGTTCCAGCCCCAGCTACTCCATGTAGTACTTGTGGTAAGGAAACTGAAGTTGCTCCAACTCCAGTTGCTACCATGGCTGCTGTAGCTGTTGCTTCAAGCTCATGCACTACTAGCTGTCTAAAGACTGTTGTTGTTCCATGCACCTTTTCAGTTCCAAATTTCGAAATGAACTCTAACGGTGCTTCAGTCCCAAGCCAAACTACTTTCAAACAAGCTAGTAGCGGTCCAGTTAACACTGCTAAGGCCGGTATTGCTGTTCAAACCGAAAACGGTGCCGCTAAAGGTGTTGCTGGTTTAGGTGTTGGTGTTGTTGCTGCTGCAGTTGCTTTACTGTTATAA
- the TBLA0J01845 gene encoding uncharacterized protein, translated as MSFAKIAAIIAAAAAIAKADREAAMISMEVYMNDIGSHMKDYLSMEKAHPEQSIPPGVLSAYAAKLTDKTDSYTSFFADIGDEQIHYMITGVPWYSTRLAPAISQALEAAGLGEAAPATSSSKAVETTSSKAVETTSSKAVETTSSKAVETTSSKAVETSSSKAVETSSSKAVETSSSKAVETSSSKAVETSSSKAVRNLFLPRLLKPLPRLKNLPRPLKPLPRLNLLLLLQMLRPPKLLLMLSLKSLMVKFKLPLNNKLKTVLLELLPV; from the coding sequence ATGTCTTTCGCTAAAATTGCCGCCATTATTGCCGCCGCCGCCGCTATTGCCAAGGCTGATAGAGAAGCCGCCATGATTTCCATGGAAGTCTACATGAACGATATTGGTTCTCATATGAAAGACTACCTTTCTATGGAAAAGGCTCACCCAGAACAATCTATTCCACCTGGTGTTTTGTCTGCTTACGCTGCTAAGTTAACTGACAAGACTGACTCTTACACCAGTTTCTTTGCTGACATTGGTGATGAACAAATTCACTACATGATCACTGGTGTTCCATGGTACTCTACCAGATTAGCTCCAGCTATCTCTCAAGCTTTAGAAGCTGCTGGTTTAGGTGAAGCTGCTCCAGCTACCTCTTCTTCCAAGGCTGTTGAAACCACTTCTTCCAAGGCTGTTGAAACCACTTCTTCCAAGGCTGTTGAAACCACTTCTTCCAAGGCTGTTGAAACCACTTCTTCCAAGGCTGTTGAAACCTCTTCTTCCAAGGCTGTTGAAACCTCTTCTTCCAAGGCTGTTGAAACCTCTTCTTCCAAGGCTGTTGAAACCTCTTCTTCCAAGGCTGTTGAAACCTCTTCTTCCAAGGCTGTTAGAAACCTCTTCTTACCAAGGCTGCTGAAACCTCTTCCAAGACTGAAGAATCTTCCAAGACCACTGAAGCCACTACCAAGGTTGAATCTACTACTGCTACTCCAGATGCTAAGACCACCCAAACTACTGTTGATGCTATCTCTCAAATCACTGATGGTCAAATTCAAGCTACCGTTGAACAACAAACTGAAAACGGTGCTGTTAGAGCTGCTGCCGGTTTAG
- the TBLA0J01850 gene encoding SRP1/TIP1 family protein translates to MKIATLIATASTVAVLINAATVDPTRAAMLALQVYMTDIRNNIAQYMSLQKESPDQSVPPAVTKAMMDMMLHPTAAYTTHFSTVPLSEIEFIITGVPWFTTRLKTQILNVWSFNDVTPWADKSSPLTTSSTSTFSLADPYPGSSASSTFTNSPLTSIFTTEATAPSSTLDYSASASASASASASASASASASASASASASASVSASVSASASASASQFSTTATSLRSSSGFHSFDVESEIGNSSTVTYTSLTTRNETITICSNSCTRSSSLASVISSLTISTPKTTYFSNATTSYTTNLSTAWETITSCEEGCHTSNSQFVPNITTVRTSTSSGQRHISETSQYAGNQTIYITEVDTILKTITSCESDKTSTSTASTEVFSTRIESTISSASFNSISTKPTTKTVYFTSTLTTSTSVKTSRSPIIEQTPNSTFPSVSVELKTANSVAKDVVDLGACILGVVALLL, encoded by the coding sequence ATGAAGATTGCTACTTTAATCGCTACAGCAAGTACTGTTGCGGTTCTGATTAATGCTGCTACAGTTGACCCAACAAGGGCCGCTATGTTGGCTCTTCAAGTGTATATGACTGATATTCGTAACAATATTGCCCAATATATGTCTTTACAAAAAGAATCTCCGGACCAATCTGTTCCTCCAGCTGTCACAAAAGCAATGATGGATATGATGTTGCATCCAACTGCTGCATATACAACCCATTTCTCAACTGTACCTTTAAGTGAAATCgagtttattattactggGGTTCCTTGGTTTACAACCAGATTAAAGACTCAAATCTTAAATGTCTGGTCATTTAATGATGTTACTCCATGGGCTGATAAGTCTTCTCCTTTAACTACTTCTTCTACTTCTACTTTTTCTTTAGCTGATCCATATCCTGGTTCTTCTGCATCTTCAACATTTACTAACTCCCCTCTAACCTCAATTTTTACCACGGAAGCTACAGCACCGTCGTCTACTCTAGATTATtctgcttctgcttctgcttctgcttctgcttctgcttctgcttctgcttctgcttctgcttctgcttctgcttctgcttctgcttctgcttctgTTTCTGCTTCTGTTtctgcttctgcttctgcttctgcttctCAATTCTCCACTACTGCTACTTCATTGAGATCTTCTTCCGGTTTTCATTCTTTTGATGTTGAAAGTGAAATTGGAAACTCATCAACCGTCACATACACAAGCTTAACCACTAGAAATGAAACTATTACTATCTGCTCAAATAGTTGCACTCGTTCTTCCTCCTTAGCTTCAGTCATTTCTTCTTTGACTATTTCTACTCCCAAGACAACTTACTTTTCAAATGCTACTACTTCTTACACTACAAACTTATCTACAGCTTGGGAAACTATTACATCATGTGAAGAAGGTTGTCATACCTCAAATTCACAATTTGTTCCTAATATCACAACTGTTAGAACTAGCACCTCTTCTGGACAAAGGCATATCAGTGAGACATCACAATATGCAGGGAACCAAACTATTTACATTACTGAAGTTGATactattttaaaaactaTTACATCTTGTGAAAGTGATAAAACTTCAACTTCTACCGCCAGTACTGAAGTATTTTCAACTAGAATTGAATCTACTATATCTTCAGCTAGTTTTAATAGTATTTCTACTAAACCTACTACCAAGACAGTATATTTCACCAGTACATTAACTACTTCTACATCTGTAAAAACTAGTCGCTCTCCAATAATTGAACAGACTCCGAACTCTACTTTCCCATCTGTTTCTGTTGAACTAAAAACTGCAAATAGTGTTGCCAAAGATGTGGTTGATCTGGGTGCTTGTATTTTGGGTGTAGTTGCATTGTTATTATAA
- the PAN1 gene encoding actin cytoskeleton-regulatory complex protein PAN1, translating into MYNPYQQQQGGGMPQQWNQPQNSFQQQQGGYPQQQPQPQQMQNQQQWNQQMQTGYNNNPQMQGGFSNQQQMQPNYNTQQSINTNSMQSVQPQNRDYYSQMNTTNYQQSPNYQSPQPQMQQPFTQPLQPQLTQGLLQQQPQQQQQFTQPLQPQLTQGLQQQQFGQPLQPQLTQPLQPLQPQLTQGLQPLQPQLTQGLQPLQPQLTQKLLPQQTGFYASQFSQQGAIEPLKPTATGFVNSFAKKGVNTDLKIPPIRLTFITAHDQAKFETLFRSQVKQGNNTISGEDCRKILMKSGLKPSQLAKIWTLSDTNKAGRLMFPEFCLAMHLVNDVLLGGTIPYDLDTKTKNEVSSFIDRINVMLASKAEEDSKPKTPFDNLINGLPIMQPQPTGSMPLTSFGMPVQSTGGGFMMSQLTGGALNPQSTGFMPKTSFGMPMQMTGGLQSQITGGLLNPQSTGFMPQTSFGMSMQMTGGLANQITGGALQPQSTGIFGNNFLPQATGGMNPPTTFMQSQATGSMINNTFPNQPPISFPQGNQLQSQLTGNMNNNMGMNINMTGNMNNNMNNNMTGNMNNNMNNNMGMNNNMTGNMNNNTGGNTNINSQSPVMPLQPSATGVLPSSNFNATKPLTAQKTGFGNNELYNKANFGGTTPKVEEDTISDEEKSLFYKIFQTYDTKNTGLLDSPTAVEIFRKSGLNRADLEHIWNLCDTNNSGSLNKQEFAVGMHLVYEKLNGKTLPNRLPPSLVPSTNKILDNLKNQLMNTEQEQKPQSTRMNALNYKNNDEQNSLPNFRNRRRTTTEDLSQTNTTNNNAPTPANNPPPPPPPPQAAQVSPALPTTPAPSSSLSPAPSSQPQSLKDNGSPGLKSVPQPAPVQPIAIESERTKTENLKSVDRIKSEILSLPVTYLVPSTSLSSDLQNRIEEIVKRIPNLFAEISDIENAISESKIKLYRAKNPTSIVGTGPKGQITEEDRKKAKSRAVLKSRMAALTGKGSASSDSSEEDERRYNAAINQINLEAQKNIDIISDVRSSISEICASLVSTLTNGNIGKNKADFEKWEFGIGLESEIHNFIATLKSQNSLFAKPSNLQDGRAELLKQQAHKKMDQRLAELGMTTNSTTRTDNQSHSLDNVRDITRHEAPTSTSQQYESNTVPSNLQDSDEDDEEERKLREELDRIKSQKKSAKEKRLAELRRQVEQAQSESGEDSNDPLNKEIQSTTTPVHTQNRVDTPATHNQMMMPPSNPGYHSNASTPVTHPPPMASNSANNYASPNVNKSTSTSYFGSQSSGSSFNKQAAEAQRRSQRGLDDSDSESDGWSDAEEETSSNKAPSATTYVSSSTSGQIHSSNTPTIPSSRPSTKNNVTPLNSPSIPVSSPIAQVNSNNPSPAATIPSNSNEQVALPPIPIAPLLPEVHEETVTSPPIPIAPPLPEVHDENITSPPIPVAPPLPQIQNAINSAPPIPVAAPIPQIHDTEPALPAPMEPPLPSSHTEISSPSGIPPPPLFSPFKRKYIFRR; encoded by the coding sequence ATGTATAATCCATATCAACAGCAACAAGGTGGCGGTATGCCGCAACAATGGAACCAACCTCAAAATAGCTTCCAACAGCAACAGGGTGGGTACCCACAGCAACAACCACAGCCACAACAAATGCAAAACCAACAACAGTGGAATCAACAGATGCAAACAGGATATAACAATAATCCACAAATGCAAGGAGGGTTTAGTAATCAACAACAAATGCAACCAAATTACAATACTCAACAATCCATTAATACCAACTCTATGCAATCTGTTCAGCCTCAGAATAGGGACTATTACTCTCAAATGAACACTACAAATTATCAACAATCTCCTAATTACCAATCCCCTCAACCACAAATGCAACAACCATTCACTCAGCCTTTACAACCACAATTAACTCAAGGATTGTTACAACAACAACcacaacagcaacaacaatttACCCAACCTTTACAGCCTCAGCTAACTCAAGGCttacaacaacaacagttTGGTCAGCCTTTACAACCTCAATTGACCCAGCCTTTACAACCTTTACAACCTCAACTAACACAAGGATTACAACCTTTACAACCACAATTAACTCAAGGTTTACAGCCTTTACAACCTCAATTGACACAAAAATTATTGCCCCAACAAACTGGGTTTTATGCTTCCCAATTTAGCCAACAAGGTGCCATTGAACCATTAAAACCAACCGCTACCGGGTTTGTAAATTCCTTTGCCAAGAAGGGTGTCAATACTGATTTAAAGATCCCACCAATTAGATTAACTTTTATTACTGCTCATGATCAAGCCAAGTTTGAAACATTGTTCAGATCTCAAGTGAAACAGGGCAACAACACTATCTCTGGTGAAGATTGTAGAAAGATTCTAATGAAATCAGGTTTGAAACCATCTCAATTGGCAAAAATTTGGACTTTATCAGATACAAACAAAGCTGGCCGTCTAATGTTTCCAGAATTTTGTTTAGCTATGCATTTAGTTAATGATGTTTTATTAGGTGGAACGATTCCTTATGATCTGGATACTAAGACTAAAAATGAAGTCTCTAGTTTTATTGATAGAATTAATGTCATGCTCGCTTCAAAAGCTGAGGAAGATTCAAAACCAAAGACTCcctttgataatttaattaatggaTTACCAATAATGCAGCCACAACCAACCGGATCAATGCCATTAACAAGTTTCGGTATGCCAGTGCAATCTACTGGTGGTGGTTTCATGATGTCTCAATTAACTGGTGGAGCTTTAAACCCACAGTCTACCGGCTTTATGCCCAAGACCAGTTTTGGTATGCCAATGCAAATGACAGGTGGTCTTCAATCTCAAATAACCGGAGGTTTACTAAATCCTCAATCAACTGGGTTTATGCCACAGACATCCTTTGGTATGTCCATGCAAATGACAGGTGGACTAGCAAATCAAATTACTGGTGGTGCTCTTCAACCTCAATCCACTGGTATCTTTGGCAATAACTTCTTACCTCAAGCCACAGGTGGTATGAATCCACCAACTACTTTCATGCAATCTCAAGCTACCGGTTCaatgataaataatacttttCCAAATCAGCCACCAATCTCTTTTCCACAAGGAAATCAATTACAATCCCAATTGACCggaaatatgaataataatatgggAATGAATATCAATATGACAGGGAATATGAATAACAATATGAATAACAATATGACAGGGAATATGAATAacaatatgaataataatatgggGATGAATAACAATATGACTggaaatatgaataataatactggTGGTAATACCAACATCAATTCTCAGTCTCCTGTAATGCCATTACAACCAAGTGCTACTGGTGTTTTACCTTCAAGCAATTTCAACGCTACAAAACCTCTTACTGCACAAAAGACAGGGTTTGGTAATAATGAGCTTTATAACAAGGCTAATTTTGGTGGAACTACCCCAAAAGTTGAAGAGGACACTATTtctgatgaagaaaaatccTTATTCTATaagatttttcaaactTATGATACTAAAAATACTGGTTTACTAGATTCTCCAACTGCTGTTGAAATCTTCAGAAAATCAGGATTGAACCGTGCAGATTTGGAACATATCTGGAACCTCTGTGACACAAATAATAGTGGCTCTTTAAACAAACAAGAATTTGCAGTTGGTATGCATTTAGtttatgaaaaattgaatggTAAGACTTTACCAAATAGATTACCTCCAAGTTTGGTTCCTTCTACAAATAAGATATTAGACaacttaaaaaatcaattaatgaatACTGAACAAGAACAAAAACCACAATCAACAAGAATGAATGCattaaattacaaaaacaATGACGAACAAAATAGCTTACCAAACTTCCGTAATAGAAGAAGGACAACAACCGAAGATTTATCACAAACCAATACGACCAATAACAATGCACCTACACCAGCTAATAATCCTCCCCCACCTCCTCCACCGCCTCAAGCTGCCCAAGTCTCTCCTGCTTTACCCACTACTCCTGCCCCATCATCCTCTCTATCTCCTGCTCCATCTTCTCAACCTCAATCGTTAAAGGATAATGGATCTCCAGGCTTGAAAAGTGTTCCTCAACCAGCTCCTGTACAACCTATTGCTATTGAATCAGAGAGAACCAAAACTgagaatttgaaatctgTTGATCGTATCAAGAGTGAGATCTTAAGTCTCCCCGTTACTTATTTAGTGCCATCGACTTCTCTTTCCTCAGATCTTCAAAATAGAATAGAAGAGATTGTTAAACGAATTCCAAACTTGTTTGCTGAAATATCTGACATTGAGAATGCCATTAGtgaatcaaaaattaaattataccGCGCTAAAAACCCAACCTCTATTGTCGGTACTGGGCCTAAAGGTCAAATCACAGAAGAGGATAGAAAAAAGGCTAAAAGTAGAGCTGTACTAAAAAGTAGAATGGCAGCCCTAACAGGGAAGGGCTCAGCTTCTAGCGATTCAtcagaagaagatgaaagaCGTTACAATGCAGCTATTAACCAGATTAATTTGGAAgcacaaaaaaatattgacaTTATTAGCGATGTAAGAAGCTCCATTTCTGAAATTTGTGCATCCTTAGTATCCACATTAACAAATGGAAATATTGGTAAGAACAAGGcagattttgaaaaatgggAATTTGGTATTGGTTTAGAATCTGAAATTCACAACTTCATTGCTACTTTGAAATCCCAAAATAGCTTATTCGCGAAACCTTCTAATTTGCAGGATGGAAGAGCAGAACTCTTGAAACAACAAGCTCATAAAAAGATGGACCAAAGGCTGGCAGAATTGGGTATGACTACTAATAGCACCACAAGAACTGATAACCAATCACACTCTCTAGATAATGTTCGTGACATTACTAGACATGAAGCTCCAACTAGTACTTCACAACAATACGAAAGCAATACTGTACCATCTAATCTACAAGATAGTGATGAAGATGACGAAGAGGAGAGGAAATTACGGGAGGAGTTAGATAGAATAAAGTCCCAGAAGAAGAGtgcaaaagaaaaaagattaGCTGAATTGCGTCGACAAGTTGAACAGGCTCAATCAGAAAGTGGTGAAGATAGCAATGACccattaaataaagaaattcaaaGCACCACAACCCCTGTACATACTCAAAATAGGGTTGACACACCTGCAACTCATAATCAAATGATGATGCCGCCTTCAAATCCAGGTTATCATTCTAATGCATCAACACCAGTCACCCATCCGCCTCCAATGGCGTCTAATAGTGCTAATAACTATGCAAGTCCAAATGTTAATAAATCTACGAGCACCTCATACTTTGGTTCTCAGTCTTCGGGATCAAGTTTTAACAAACAAGCTGCTGAAGCTCAAAGAAGATCTCAACGTGGGCTAGACGATAGTGATAGTGAAAGTGACGGGTGGTCTGATGCCGAAGAAGAAACATCTAGTAATAAGGCTCCTTCTGCAACTACGTACGTCTCATCTTCTACTAGTGGCCAAATCCACAGTTCAAACACTCCAACGATCCCATCGAGTAGGCCAAGcacaaaaaataatgttaCACCACTTAATTCCCCATCTATCCCAGTCTCATCTCCAATAGCACAAGTTAACTCTAATAACCCATCACCTGCTGCAACTATACCTAGCAACTCAAATGAACAGGTTGCACTCCCACCTATTCCTATTGCTCCACTATTACCGGAGGTTCATGAAGAAACAGTTACATCGCCTCCAATTCCAATAGCTCCACCTTTACCTGAAGTACATGATGAGAATATTACATCCCCTCCAATCCCAGTTGCACCTCCATTACCCCAAATTCAAAATGCTATCAACTCTGCTCCACCGATTCCGGTTGCTGCCCCTATTCCTCAAATACATGATACTGAGCCTGCATTGCCTGCTCCAATGGAACCACCTCTACCATCTTCTCACACTGAAATAAGCTCACCTTCTGGTATTCCTCCTCCCCCCCTCTTCAGCCCTTTCAAACGAAAGTACATATTTAGACGCTAA
- the TBLA0J01865 gene encoding uncharacterized protein — MSFAKFFVAAAAIASTAFAVSESDAAEINVVVQDINDHLTDYAGLVGNPDITIPDSVMKVYAAYASGNKDYTTMYDQLDMNQVNSLISALPWYSSRLEPQLATINGGKAAEASSKAPETTSTKAPETSSKAPETTKTESKTESSKAPETTKTESKTESSKAPETTKTESKTESKASTTKAETTSKATTQATSAKSSVDAVSQITDGQIQATISQQTSNGAGKVAAGMGAGVLAVAAMLI; from the coding sequence atgtctTTCGCTAAATTCTTCGTTGCTGCCGCTGCTATTGCCTCCACTGCCTTCGCTGTCTCTGAATCTGATGCCGCTGAAATCAACGTTGTTGTTCAAGACATCAATGATCACTTAACTGACTATGCTGGTTTGGTTGGTAACCCAGATATCACCATTCCAGACTCCGTCATGAAGGTTTACGCTGCTTACGCTTCTGGTAACAAGGACTACACCACCATGTACGACCAATTGGACATGAACCAAGTTAACTCTTTGATCTCTGCTTTACCATGGTACTCTTCCAGATTGGAACCACAATTGGCTACCATCAACGGTGGTAAGGCTGCCGAAGCTTCTTCTAAGGCCCCAGAAACCACTTCTACCAAGGCCCCAGAAACCTCTTCCAAGGCTCCAGAAACCACCAAGACTGAATCCAAGACTGAATCTTCCAAGGCTCCAGAAACTACCAAGACTGAATCCAAGACTGAATCTTCCAAGGCTCCAGAAACTACCAAGACTGAATCCAAGACTGAATCTAAGGCCTCCACTACCAAGGCTGAAACTACTTCCAAGGCTACCACTCAAGCTACTTCCGCCAAGTCTTCTGTTGATGCTGTCTCTCAAATTACTGACGGTCAAATCCAAGCTACCATCTCTCAACAAACCAGTAACGGTGCTGGTAAGGTCGCTGCCGGTATGGGTGCTGGTGTCTTAGCTGTCGCTGCTATGTTGATCTAA